Below is a genomic region from Ostrea edulis chromosome 10, xbOstEdul1.1, whole genome shotgun sequence.
AAACATACAGAtttttttaagtgttttaaccttactggttgacataatttcatgaaatttaataacattaggTCTTGTGTAATACCTACTGTGTAGGTACTCTTTTCTAATATTTGACAAAGCATTGCATTCTAATATATAATGGAATTCGTCTGCAATTTTCGATTCgttacacaaaacacaaaatctttcattatatGGAATACCAATCCATCTACCAGTCTCTATAGGGAGGCGGTGATTTGATTAAGTGACACACCTCTGCGCGTTTGTATGAGGGTGCTTCTAAGATTAGAAATATTGACACGTGATCACACACCACTAATGTTCCGAACATTCACAGTAGATCTAAGTATATTTATTAACTAATTTTACTAACATTGATGATGGAATCACGTACATATACTATATTGTTAATACTATTTACAACAGACTCATGTAAATACACGTACACTGACTATTCGTACTATTATTAcccatgtacaaatgtatatgttaAGTTTCTACGTAAATCAAATACGATTGTATTCCCCGAGAGATTtgcatttgtaaaaatattcaaatcGCCGTATTCATACTGAAAACATCCTTGATCAACCCACCGAGAAAGATAGGTACTTTATAATTCTTTGATatctcaatatttatttattgcaCATTACACATAAAATCATTTCAGTCTATTTGAAATCATCATTTGCGTCCCAAGGGATACATACATTCTGATTATGACTGATGATTGAGAAATAAACATCTTGTGTACAGCAAATTAAATGTTTAATGTATGTGCCCAAGCCGCTACAGAAACGTTTTCCATTTCCTGATACAGTACTTTAATGACGTCATAATGTGTTTATAATGCCTATTGTAAATGATCGTTTTCAGAGTCTTTTACTAGCCGACATAGACATAGCTTCATTTGTGATCTTATTCTACGAACTCAAATTTAGCGAGCTTTTCGGCCAAAGGAGACCTTTGGCACAACCTGAAATTATGATATGGTCAATACTAATACTTGTCGGTAGTGGTGAAACTTTCATGTCTTTGgtggtttgtttttttaccAGAGGACGTATTGAACAAGTTTTTGTATCTAATATACACATTTACAATTATATCATGACAAATGACAAGAAAAGGTAGGTGGTCCAGTGCTTTTTGATTGGTGGAAAAATCCGAAGTTTCTTTGGTGGAAAAGTGCGAAGTTTCTCTTGAGTTAGTGTGATAATTCACCGAAAAATAAGTTGGAAAATATACAGTAAacattaaattttgtttatatttatgcttaaaacaacaaaacaatccTATCGTTTTCTATGTTTCCATCGTGGTTTAGCGTTTGATTTACTGACGCGCCATTGACGTATAAACCAAGTCGGGTCCATTATACTGCGTGAGTATCACGTTGCCAATTTTATAAATTAACATTAGGACATAATTAGATAAacgttttgaagattttatttaagtttGGCAATCTGCATGCAAATTTGTCTATTTTTGTATTATGAAAATTGGTTTCAAAATCGTGTTCGAAAACTACGAtgtgaaaggcaaagataacgaacagtgatcaatctcataactcctataaaggtgaagataacgaacagtgatcaatctcataactcctataaaggtgaagataacgaacagtgatcaatctcataactcctataaaggtgaagataacgaacagtgatcaatctcataactcttataagcaatacaaaatagagagttagacaaacacggacccctgaatataccagagatgggatcaggtgcctaggagaagtaagcttCCCCTGCCAacctgtcacacccgcagtgagtaCTTATATGTCCaagacataccagaggtggtgtCTGACATTTCATACTAattattagaccgttctttactcaatgattttgactaggATATGGGACTCGaatcgggtgtgaccggtagacaggagatgcttactcctcctagacacctgatcccataggtccgtatttgccctacCTTGAATTTTGTATTAGATCtcattgatgagattgatcacagttcgttattttcaccttcgTCTAAAAGACTAGgttttttgacattatagacagctgctttttcaataaaaatgaagcACGGAAATCTTCATAATCTtctgatcagtcattcaaaatcGCGCTCGAAATCACACGgactctcacctctgtcggcacgggttcgaatcccgctcgcgccggtaagtgagaaagtttcccagtttactttcggaaggtcggtggtctcttcccatgtacattgtatctgagttctctcttccaccaataaaaactgggcgccaccagataactgaaaaattgttgggtgtggcgaaaacaatcaatcaatcattcattcaaaaactactttgttaaacaccaagTACTCTGATTTTACGAACAAGTACGCTGAAGTTGATATGAAAAAAGATGCTAGATTTCACCACTGACAATATTTATGTGGTCTTTGgagatcaagtcttccaacagactgttggaaataCCATGGACACGAATTATATTTCTTTATAAGCAAACCTATTTATTCCAAAAACGTCTACATGAGAAGctatttcttgctgtggccctcaactcgacatttagatatatcgacgacgctttatctatcaacaataatcattttcattcatatgtcgattcaatatatccaaataaactcaaaataaatgacatcaAAGAGTATTCCACATCTACTTCAAAATTcgatatcttattgaacatagatgtcaaCGGCTCAGCTGTATGACAAAAAGGATTACTTCTGCTTTTCAATCGTcaccttcccatatttatgtagacagtgatattccattatcacctgcatacatTATGCCTCTCAATTAATTCAATACacgagagcttgttctgcgaatGATGAATTTCAAATCTAGGCAAGCTTCTAACAAATACGTAACGTCTCcgtgtgagtgaaaaattctcgagtgagacgttacacaatatacaatcaatcaatctaacaaataagttgatgttacaaggatGTTCATatcagtctcgtttgaagtgaGCATTTCACAGGTTCTATGGCCGTTATACTGaccttatttgcaaatacaatttCTCGTTAGATCAAATGACGTGTTTGTTACCAATTGTTACACCGTTCTTTACGCACTGGGtttgactaaggattactccgtttacgttATCAGGATAAAGGGCCCGCGGCGGCTGAGACTGATCAACAAgtggtgcttactcctcctagacacctgctcccacatctggtatgtccACTGGTTGGTTTACTCTACTCCTAACACAATTACAGGAATTAAATAAGATTTATCTTAGTTCATTATCTCGACCTTTTCATGCGTAGAGTTTGGCAGGATATTGACAGGTATAGAATTTGGTAGGATAATGACATGCTTCTAAAGAAACCATTTCGATTTACACGTTGAAGtcaatgaaataaagttttagTCTTTAGTTTTGCAATGGAGTGGTGCATTTAAACATCGATAATCAATTATCCAATCTTTGTCAAAAATCGCATACTTGAATGACATTTTACAAACACCTACTAAATTAGTAATTCACgattatttacatttatctATGAAACATTATATTATAAGAATCTTTCAACTCCAATAAATCGTTCCTAGCAAAAAAGACCCTTATCTTATCcaacaatgtttgaaaacgtcAAAGGATCTCTTATTTTGcataattgtaaaaaaaaaaaaaaaaaattcttctgtGGAATTTATACTTTAGCCCTCTTCTGCTCGGAATGGCTCCTATGATGTGTAAACGTCCTCTTGATAATTAAAATCGGTAAATCGATCGTGCTCTGTTGTTAAACATCTTCCCAACAGCCCGAGAAATTAGATACAAGTCGAATGTAAATCCACACTATCTAGCAAGGATGTCGTTAGTTAAATAGTTAAATATTTTTGGACGTCAAATTCTAGACACATCCGACACATAGGATGTAAGATGTGgacagaatttgaaaatttattagAAACAtcaaatggatttttaaaatattggtaaaaaAAGTGCGGATACCCCAAATTAGAAACTGAAAACCATGTCAAGATTATATAACACGGATTACATAACATCCGGATTAGAGAGGTTGTACTGTGTCTCCCTATTTTTGAATGTTGTATTTTTGACTGAAGGGTGTACAAATTACAGTTCCATTCGCGGAGAGAGATATATCGGTCCTGTTGTTTCCATAGTTACCATGGTGGGACCACAGCAGTGTGTTAAGGAATGTCTGGCCAGACCCACCGTCTGTGGGGGCGTGAACTACAAGAGAACACACTTCCTCTGTGAAATCGTAACATCCATTGATAAAACGGAACCGGATGTGGAGTACGTTAGAATTAGACTTAATGATGTAAGTGTTATAAAagctatttttatattcatgaaaataattCATCGTCCTTATGACCCAAGCTGCATTTTATCTATATTCATAATGGAAACCTAAACTTGGCATAGCCACATCTTTGAAATACATCCGAAGTGATCGAAAACAACACGAATCGGTAGATTTTTGGACTGTCTGTTTGTCCGTAAATTTTTTAACCTTTACCATAATCTCTTAACGCTTTGTGCTAAGGCTTTTAAATACATAGTGTATTTAACAGTGTGACATTTAACTCCGAACACGATAAAacgtccggagtttcgccagcCCTTTTATCAAGGATTCAGATAAAGCCTTTACAATACAAATAcgggattttatgttcacaagacatttacgcaaaaacttgaaccttgatTATAATCTTTTCACGCTTTGTGCTAAGGCTTTAATACATAATGTATTAATTCAAAGTGtatattttgtgaaaatacCTTTTCTTTGtatcaaaatgtttgacctcatgaccttcaccttgaagtttgacctatttatgaaaaactttaactttgaccTGTGTGAACGCTGAGAGCGagggatttcatatttacattccttgaattgtgaaaagACGGCTAGTTGTGTTCGGCGCGTCCGTGTGTCAATGCTTTCCAGCAGAAATCATCTGTGGTAATAAACACTCAAATATGCTTGATTCATCGCTTCTTTATTACGGAAATAGCATACGCAAATATCAAGCCCAATCAAAAGTTCGAGGAATGTTTTAAGCACTAAGCTtttttcaaagtcaacaaactaGTGATACTTTGCATCTTTTAGTTGTTCTATTTAATAAACTTTAAAACATATATTCTGCCCTAAACTAgtactgtttttattttttatttatatgagaAATCTCATTATTACGATACAACACAGTGGTTCCCACTTTtatgatcccccccccccccatatatatatatataccttaacTCTTGTCTGGGTCCACTTGAagccagccccccccccccccctttgctTTTTTAACATGTCATATTGAATCGAAACCACGTATATAAAACTTGAGCTGGTACTTGATATATTAGGCAGGGTGTGATAAAATTTCAGATAAACTCGTCAGTATTTGCACTATACGAGAATGGATTTAAATTATACATTGATATACAGTTCGTTTGAATAAATCCATGTTCAACTACAGGACTTGGGGCATGGATCATGCTACAACCCCACCCACCTTATTCCTTCTCTGACCTGGGatcaaaacatttattttcattttacttatgTTTTGTAACTATACATTGAAGATTAGACCGATCGAAAAATGCTATTGTTATATCTGTTACGCATTAGTTCTTACAGTCGCTGAAAACGTAAATTCTACTAAAACATGACAGAGGcgaaaaaatacattttagatGATCTTTTTACAATTTATAAGTAACACAAAATATGTGTAGATACCATATCAGAAAAAAGTAAGTAGCCGACAAGACCTTTCTTGAACCAGAATTACTTTGCTTAATACGGAGGCATCAGTGTTCTATGGAATTCGATATATACACATTTTAATatgcaaattacatgtaaacatccgttcaaattttcaaatttaaaggaCTCGGCTTTGcttgtatttgtaaatgaaacTAAACATTATACTTAGGTTTCCTTTGAAAGTTATGTTTGACAATTTCTATGTCCCATTCCTATCgttttccattcatttcagTTTCTGTTTGGTGACGTTCATGTTCTATCTATAGAAGATCTACAGGTGTATAACTTCTTTCAATTTGATATCAGATTAAAAACTCTTGATATCGACGAAAACGCTTTCTCAATCGTACAACCGGTCTCGGCAGATCAGTGGTAAAGcattcgctttgtaaccggAAGTTCGTGAGTTTGAGCtccgctcgtgccatgaccTCATCAAGCCTACGACGTAAACTTAGGGTGGTTTTATTGCAGAGAAACCAGTTTAGGTTCCAACTCGGTTTTTAAAACtttccatttattttcaaaactggtTTTGAATCGGTGTCAACCCAAAACCCCCTTTTTTTTATCGGTCTTAAACTGAAACTAGTTTCTGGAAAACTTGGGGCGAATTTGTTGCTCATCAACTGGTTAAGGTTTTGGTTTATGAGTTTGAAAATAGTTTTCAAACCAGTTTTGGTTTCACTTTGGTTTACAGCGAAGAAACAAATGAGCAGtttaaataacaaatatggcgtcTAGAAGACAAAAACTAGTATGTGTATCTCTAATCCTTCATAATATATTATTAGAAAGCGATGATACGGAAGATCCTGAAGTTGGGCTTTCTCAAATCCAAATGCAAACATCAATGTGCTCTGCTCTGATGAGCCTGGTCCCCCAAAGTCGGATCAGAGTCCCTACATATCCTTTTTATGTTGAGGAGGTAATTCCCCAGTATACCGAGCATCATTTCAGACACAGATTTAGAATGAGTCAAGACACTTTTACATCCCTCTTGtcaatgtttgaaaaatttaaagacAAAACAATAATATCAATGGAAAAACaattattcattttcatacGCAACCTAACGACTCAAATGACAATACAAGCCATTGCTGACCAAATTGGAGTATGTGAATATACAGTATTTGGTATCGTGAAACGTCTTGCTAATATTGTTTGTCGAGAATTTCTAAAGGAATACATAAAATGGCTTGTTGGTGAAAAAGTTTCCAACATCGCCATGCTGGATTGATTTCCCGCCTCTTTCGTAAACCGAATAAAACTGCCCCCAGAGGTGGTTTAGTTGGTTTAACGAACTGGTTTAAGTTTtggtaaaaacaaataaaaaaccaGTCTTGGTTTTAAACTAGTTCAAAACCAGTTCGAAAAACAAATGAATAGTTTACTAAACTGATTCGAAACTAAAACTAGTTTAAGCACAACAAATTCGCCCTTGAAACCACCTCCGGGTGCGGTTTCGGCGGTTTTAACTCTGTTCAACATTGGAGACTACAGAAGTTTTAGACTGGAGTGTCGCACTAGCCTCCAACAGTTTGATCGTATTGAGCAATTTACTGATCACCCTTGCTGTGAAAAAAACATTAACATTAATTCAGAACATATAACTGACAAAATGCATTTCATAATTATATTGAAAAAAGTCATCTCACACACTCCAAATATCCCTGGAAATATATCTGCAATTGTTTGTAGAAACATATTTGACATAAATCAACAATTGTTTTTCAACTGTGGTTTTCACACAAAAGTTCAAAGATAAGATGAAGAAATATCTTCTGATTCATTGTACGAAAAAATCAAATAGGTACAGAGTATGTAAGTACTATGTTTGCTATTTTTAtgcttttttttctaaaaccgAAACTTTCCATTTAGTGCCAAACCTTCAAACCGGTTTCGAACTAATGATAAAAACCTAAACCTAAACTCAAACTagtttttaatcaataaattcgCCCATAAGTAGCGATTAGCCCTTGACAATCACGtttctttcgaatatgaccttgaaaacggaggtcccatgtcacggCGGGCGTCGGTACGTTAGAGAACCTACATTGATACAGCCCTGAGCgataagcataggtctaaatttgtgatgaATCACCTTCAGCGGTGACATTTCAGTGTGAGtgtaaaattctcgacgggacgtaaaacaatcatgCATCCATTTTTGTATAAGCTTTGATTGATGATACATTTTGCTAAAGGCTCTATCAGATTGTATTTACTTATTTCGAGGTGTCTTGTGGCCAGTCAGAATGCATATCGTGTCTACCAGGCGAGAAATGCGTCCGATTATCCAGCAGTCGCACGCATTGTATCAGAGGTACGTCACACGACTCATTTACTTATAGTTCAAGGATATTGCATACCAGTGACCTCTATAGCGAAGGTCATATAGTGTCTGTCAGTATCATGCTCCTCTGCTTTTTtaggggtcatccataattgtcaaccattttccaaagcATGCAAAAAAGCACgctcggggggaggggggtaaaaAATCGACAATTTTACCGTACGctctttttttctcttccggatttatttcataaaagtatTGATCATTGTACAAAAGTGTAAtgcctataaaaaaaaaagacgacaAGATAAGACAAagacatctttatttttttctataaaaacaaaaatctattatgtacacaagatttgcacatttataaaacattatatcattcatatataacaagaaATAGGGGTACCAATATTAAAGAACTCATTGTTTGAACTAAATTGCTCATAAACTTGATTGTCGACCTTCTTGTTGGGAATTTAAAAATGGTTGATGTACACTTTTtgagggggggtggggggtctcaaaaagtgtgctttttgcacactttggaaaatggttgacaattatggatgacccTTAGCTCACCTGATCATTCGTTGTCCGTCGTTTGTTTGTAAACCTTTcacaatttcatcttctccagaaccatggccaatttcaatcacaCTTGTTACACATCATCCaagggtgaaggggattcaaatttgtccAATGAAGGGTcatacccccttcaaaggggggggggggtaatcatgaaatgcaaaaatagggtgacgtcatttaaaaatcttcaagaaccactgggtcaaagaattttacatttacatgaaagcttcctgatatagaacaaatttatttttgttcaaatcatggccccgggagtaggttggggccacagtagggttCTAAATTTTAATTTcgagtatataggaaaaatcttaaaaacCCATCTCAAAaccacttgcttgtcgtaagagacgaggcgactaaatggggcggtcctttggatgagatcgcaaaatcgtgtcacagcagttgtggcacaTTAAAGATCATTCCCTGCTGAAAAATCGTATGcctatataggcctaaattttgcagcccttcaccggcaatggtgacgtctccatatgagtgaaacattctcgagtgggacgttaaacaagatgctACCAACCAACCTACTGTTACGGCCCTGTGCGCCACCTACAATTAAGGACATCGTGATATAAGTTATTGATTGtgtgattgtatgttgtttaacgtcactcatccgaaggaccgccccatttagtcgcaaAGGAACCCATAACAGACAACCATAATAATTTACATCCTTATTTTTCAGATGACTATGCTCCAGCTGACTGTACTGCGATATACAGAATGGAATCGTCCTTACCCAGCGGGCTGTACCAAATAAAAATTCCCGCCATTGgttatttgaatgttttttgTGAAATGAAGACCGATGGAGGAGGCTGGACAGTAATTATCTcaattaattaatgattaactataattaattttacttattGATTAATGAACAGATTGTATAAGGTTTACTGGTTACAGAAGCTAGTGGTTATTAGCcaaaggggactttaggtttgcgctccgtctgATCAGTTTTaagcacttttttctctgttcttgctgatatttatttgatatttggtacattgcttttccataacaagttacacattaagttcgaatttcgtctcggtccgttgatttgtCATTAAGTTAAGGCCTTTGgttttagaaaaatagcatgaattattagtGAACATAAcagtttcttatttctgtagataagagtactacactcattaaatcTTCTACAGGTAGCATAGTAATACCACAATGTAGCTATATTAT
It encodes:
- the LOC125666692 gene encoding ficolin-2-like, whose amino-acid sequence is MSRLYNTDYITSGLERLYCVSLFLNVVFLTEGCTNYSSIRGERYIGPVVSIVTMVGPQQCVKECLARPTVCGGVNYKRTHFLCEIVTSIDKTEPDVEYVRIRLNDVSCGQSECISCLPGEKCVRLSSSRTHCIRDDYAPADCTAIYRMESSLPSGLYQIKIPAIGYLNVFCEMKTDGGGWTVFQRRLDGSEDFYRTWSEYKNGFGNLTSEFWLGNDKLHYLLSQGEYEFRVDMGDFNNQTRYVKYTTITIGNEASKYVISLTGFSGNVDDCFTSSGQPINNMKFSTKDQDNDVYSGSCAVKFSSGWWHRHCHCSNPNGLYLAGATVTFADGITYHPWHTHYYSLKNIQLMVRKVV